ACCTTCGTGAAAACCCCGCCTCACCCTTGGCGTCTTGGCGGTTCAAAATCATAATCAGGCGATGGCGCGCATCGACGGCGGCGCCATCTGGCCGCGTTCACGGATCTCCTGGATCAAACCCGCTTGGCGATCGCGACGCTTGAGGTCATCGGCGCTGGTACGCTGCAACACCTCGTCCTTGAGCCGCCGGTTTTCCGCGTCGAACCGGCGGATCTCCTCCTCGGTGAAAGCCGGCTTGCTGCCCTCCGGAACGTACATGCACTCGTAACCGAGGGCGTTCAGCACATCGCCTGCGACGGACTCGAAGATGCGAATGTCTTCCTGGTTCGCATCGCGCAGGAACTTGCGGGTGTTGTCAGCCATGATCGGCCTGGCCACGTTGCCCCACAGGTCGCTCGACTCGGCCGCGCGCTTGGCCTCGTCGGATTTGTAGAACTCCAGCATCTTCTTGTTGAAACGCACGCCCAGGAACTTGCACAGCAGACGCATGGTGTGCTCCGGTTCGCTGGTCAGCGACTCGTAGCTGATGCTGATGAATCGGCCTGGGCCGATGCGCTCGCGCATACCGAGCGCCAGCTGCTGGGCCGCGGCCCATTCCTTCGCGATGTGATAGAAGTGTTTCTCGCCCACCACGGCCTTGCGGAACGAGCAGGCCACGTCGCGCCCGTCGCGATACAGATAGATGTAGCGCGGGCTGCGAAAGTGCTCTTCGATCTGCGGCAGATACTGGATGTTGGCCATGCTCTTGCAGCACCAGCTGCGCGCCTCCCAGGCCCTGGCCATCGCGTCATATACCGCCTCGTACACGGCCATGAGCGTGTGGCGGCGGCAGCGCAGCTGGATGTCGAGACGATTGAGCGTCACGCCTTCCCACGGCACCGGGTTGAGCTCGACCAGGCGGCACACGTCATCCACCAGTTGCGCGAAATTCCCGCGTTGCTCCAGGTCACCATAGTTCGGCACCAGCGGCATCAGGCGTTGCAGGATATGCGGCGGATGCGGCGCGGCAATGCGGGGCAGTTCGTTCAGCATCAGGCGCAGCAGGTTCGAGCCCGAGCGCTGGGTTCCGATCATGAAGATGTTCATGGCAATCACTCCTGAATCACTGTTGAATCATGCGCGCCAACGTGGCGCGCCTCCCTACTTGATCTGCTTAATACAGCCACCAGCCCGCCGCGCCAGCGACAGGAATAATCCACACCGCGTCCACGCGAAAACGTATCAGCGCATACAACGCGACCGCGAAAATCGCGATCGAATACCACACCGGCGCCGCGGTCCGCCCCACCACCACGGCGGCCGCGAAGATCATGCCGATCACCGCCGGACG
The DNA window shown above is from Sulfuricaulis limicola and carries:
- a CDS encoding sulfotransferase family protein produces the protein MNIFMIGTQRSGSNLLRLMLNELPRIAAPHPPHILQRLMPLVPNYGDLEQRGNFAQLVDDVCRLVELNPVPWEGVTLNRLDIQLRCRRHTLMAVYEAVYDAMARAWEARSWCCKSMANIQYLPQIEEHFRSPRYIYLYRDGRDVACSFRKAVVGEKHFYHIAKEWAAAQQLALGMRERIGPGRFISISYESLTSEPEHTMRLLCKFLGVRFNKKMLEFYKSDEAKRAAESSDLWGNVARPIMADNTRKFLRDANQEDIRIFESVAGDVLNALGYECMYVPEGSKPAFTEEEIRRFDAENRRLKDEVLQRTSADDLKRRDRQAGLIQEIRERGQMAPPSMRAIA